Proteins from a genomic interval of Treponema brennaborense DSM 12168:
- the dctP gene encoding TRAP transporter substrate-binding protein DctP, whose product MNGKNVNGNNCKKYAAALLCLVCAAMCFAQNTTVKIASVAPVRSPWDTEQKLLAQKWSKLSGGSVTMQFFSTSALGGESGVIQKMRAVRPGQRSPLDGAVFTSVGFSEFAPESNMLTLCMPFLFRSQDEVDLILETFSDRIEKTVSEQGFVLLGWFNIGWAYFFTKEPVRTPEELKKLKLVVGGITSPALGAAFKTVGFNTEDIPDDKLMQSLKSPNGVKGLYTIPMYAYAARYYETLPYVIEAPLCPVMTAFVISEKTWNSIPESYRPALRAAVKEAEQKFVAVQRTSDAENLDLLEAAGMTRIVLSPEETALWERTFSADVSKLTGMKNSVIDVAFYREIEAILTSYRNGMR is encoded by the coding sequence ATGAATGGCAAGAACGTTAACGGCAATAATTGTAAAAAATACGCGGCGGCGCTGCTGTGCCTCGTTTGCGCGGCGATGTGTTTCGCTCAAAATACGACGGTTAAAATAGCGTCGGTCGCTCCCGTCCGTTCGCCGTGGGATACCGAACAGAAATTGCTGGCTCAAAAATGGTCGAAGCTCAGCGGCGGTTCCGTAACCATGCAGTTTTTCAGCACGAGCGCGCTCGGCGGAGAAAGCGGCGTTATTCAAAAGATGCGCGCCGTCCGCCCCGGTCAGCGCAGTCCGCTCGACGGCGCCGTTTTTACTTCAGTCGGTTTTTCCGAATTCGCTCCCGAATCGAACATGCTCACACTGTGTATGCCGTTCCTGTTCCGCAGTCAGGATGAAGTCGATTTGATTCTGGAAACGTTTTCCGACAGAATAGAAAAGACCGTCAGCGAACAGGGCTTCGTTCTGCTCGGCTGGTTTAACATCGGCTGGGCGTACTTTTTTACGAAAGAGCCGGTGCGTACGCCCGAAGAACTGAAAAAACTGAAACTGGTCGTCGGCGGTATTACCAGTCCCGCGCTCGGCGCGGCGTTTAAGACGGTCGGATTCAACACCGAAGACATTCCCGACGACAAACTGATGCAGAGTCTTAAAAGTCCTAACGGCGTCAAAGGTTTGTATACGATCCCGATGTACGCGTACGCCGCGCGGTATTACGAAACGCTGCCGTACGTGATCGAAGCGCCGCTGTGCCCGGTTATGACCGCGTTCGTCATTTCCGAAAAAACGTGGAACTCGATTCCCGAATCGTACCGTCCCGCGCTGCGCGCCGCGGTAAAAGAAGCCGAACAGAAATTCGTCGCCGTGCAGCGGACGTCCGATGCGGAAAATCTCGACTTGCTTGAAGCCGCCGGTATGACCCGCATCGTGCTTTCTCCGGAAGAAACCGCTTTGTGGGAACGCACTTTCAGTGCCGACGTTTCAAAGCTGACCGGTATGAAAAACTCGGTGATCGACGTTGCGTTTTATCGTGAAATCGAAGCGATCCTGACGTCATACCGAAACGGGATGCGCTGA
- a CDS encoding TRAP transporter TatT component family protein, whose product MRSLFRVCCAVFSSAALFFSCSLTKNIAVNSVSDMLAGGGDSDTALLALTGETDVRLVADFFPTALKLYEVLHFQNPRHVGLAVTTGSLYVMYANAFVQAEAEMLPIDRFGEQTEQFGRAKLFYLRGREYVLNALDTAYAGFAAAVRSSDADRVASAAARLKKSDVNAVYWLCAGWLGAFALDPLDPELLASSGSAVVLLERAAELDGSYNGGALWDVLAAYYAAAPAGFGGDPERAAFCQQESMRLSGGKVPGPYITYAVSFCVPAQDKAGFVDALRAALRIDPDEQPSSRLATVIAQKKAAWLLDHTDDYFIDWN is encoded by the coding sequence ATGAGAAGCTTATTCAGAGTATGTTGCGCCGTCTTTTCTTCCGCCGCACTTTTTTTCTCCTGCTCGCTTACCAAAAATATTGCGGTGAATTCCGTATCCGATATGCTGGCCGGCGGCGGTGATTCCGATACTGCGCTGCTCGCGCTGACCGGAGAAACGGACGTCCGGCTCGTTGCCGATTTTTTTCCGACGGCGCTCAAACTGTACGAAGTATTGCATTTTCAGAATCCCCGGCACGTAGGGCTTGCGGTTACGACCGGTTCGTTGTACGTGATGTACGCGAACGCTTTCGTACAGGCTGAAGCCGAGATGCTGCCTATAGACCGTTTCGGCGAACAGACCGAGCAGTTCGGTCGGGCAAAGCTGTTTTATCTGCGCGGTAGGGAATACGTGCTGAACGCGCTCGACACGGCTTACGCGGGCTTTGCCGCTGCGGTGCGCAGTTCCGATGCCGACCGCGTCGCGTCCGCCGCCGCGCGGCTCAAAAAATCGGACGTAAACGCCGTGTATTGGCTGTGCGCCGGCTGGCTGGGAGCGTTCGCACTGGATCCGCTCGATCCGGAACTGCTCGCGTCGAGCGGTTCCGCCGTCGTGCTGCTCGAACGGGCGGCGGAACTCGACGGATCTTATAACGGCGGAGCGCTGTGGGACGTGCTCGCCGCGTATTATGCGGCGGCTCCCGCCGGCTTCGGCGGCGATCCCGAACGGGCGGCGTTTTGCCAGCAGGAGAGTATGCGGCTGTCCGGCGGCAAAGTTCCCGGGCCGTATATTACGTACGCAGTGTCGTTCTGCGTTCCCGCGCAGGATAAGGCGGGTTTCGTAGACGCTTTGCGCGCCGCGCTGCGCATCGATCCCGACGAACAGCCCTCGTCGCGGCTCGCCACCGTTATCGCGCAGAAAAAAGCCGCCTGGCTGTTGGACCATACCGACGACTATTTTATCGATTGGAATTAA
- a CDS encoding glycoside hydrolase family 130 protein, producing MMLSFEDRLQMLQTEHNAIVKRENEPVYPGNGIFVRYKYPIITADHVPLNWKYDLDPRTNPYLMERMGINAAFNAGAVKLNGKYCLVVRVEGADRKSFFAVAESDDGINRFTFREKPILLPQTTDPDVNVYDMRLTRHEDGWIYGLFCSERKDPSVPASDTSSATAAAGIVRTKDLEHWERLADLKTASLQQRNVVLHPEFVNGKYLLYTRPQDGFIETGSGGGICAGFTDSMENACVTDEKIIDGKVYHTIKEVKNGAGAVPIKTPAGWLHVAHGVRNTAAGLRYVVYAFMTALDDPAEVIASPGGYLIAPQGEERVGDVSNVVFTNGAVADDDGRLLIYYASSDTRMHVAETTIERMVDYCKNTPADPLTSHGSVAQRIALIDKNLKL from the coding sequence ATGATGCTGTCTTTTGAAGATCGGCTGCAGATGCTGCAAACCGAACACAACGCTATCGTTAAAAGGGAAAACGAACCCGTATATCCAGGAAACGGGATATTCGTAAGATACAAATATCCGATAATCACGGCCGATCACGTTCCGCTGAATTGGAAATACGACCTTGATCCCCGAACGAATCCGTACCTGATGGAACGGATGGGAATCAACGCAGCGTTCAATGCGGGTGCCGTTAAACTGAACGGAAAATACTGTTTGGTAGTGCGCGTCGAAGGAGCCGACCGCAAAAGTTTTTTTGCCGTTGCCGAAAGCGACGACGGTATCAACCGTTTTACGTTCCGGGAAAAGCCGATTCTCCTGCCGCAGACGACTGATCCGGACGTAAACGTGTACGATATGCGTTTGACTCGGCACGAAGACGGCTGGATTTACGGACTGTTCTGCTCGGAACGCAAAGATCCGTCCGTTCCCGCCTCCGACACGTCGAGCGCGACAGCCGCCGCCGGAATCGTACGAACGAAAGATCTGGAACATTGGGAACGGCTGGCAGATTTGAAAACCGCTTCGCTACAGCAGAGAAACGTCGTTCTGCACCCTGAATTCGTAAACGGTAAGTACCTTCTGTATACGCGGCCGCAAGACGGTTTTATTGAAACGGGAAGCGGCGGCGGCATTTGCGCGGGATTTACCGATTCTATGGAGAACGCGTGCGTTACCGATGAAAAAATCATCGACGGCAAGGTTTATCACACCATTAAAGAAGTGAAAAACGGCGCGGGAGCGGTACCTATAAAAACTCCGGCAGGCTGGCTGCACGTTGCACACGGCGTGCGCAACACGGCGGCAGGACTCAGATACGTCGTATACGCTTTTATGACCGCGCTCGACGATCCGGCGGAAGTCATTGCAAGTCCCGGCGGATATCTTATCGCTCCGCAAGGGGAAGAACGAGTCGGAGACGTGTCGAACGTCGTTTTTACGAACGGCGCCGTTGCGGACGACGACGGCAGACTGCTTATTTATTACGCTTCGTCGGACACCCGTATGCACGTAGCGGAGACCACGATAGAACGGATGGTCGATTACTGCAAAAACACTCCCGCCGACCCGCTCACATCGCACGGTTCGGTAGCGCAGCGTATCGCGCTTATCGACAAAAATCTGAAGTTATAA